From Parasphaerochaeta coccoides DSM 17374, a single genomic window includes:
- a CDS encoding flavodoxin family protein: protein MRVCILYASSGNENKSLRAIVSALSEGISTQGHDVEMFDMRLEGQKVVSYYDYIIVGTEAAGFWGGKIPSIVPSFLKQAGTVSGKRCMAFITKGGLRKQKTLGALMKTMEAEGMYLKTSDVVSKPDYARIIGKRLHIDANKK from the coding sequence GTGAGAGTATGTATTCTGTATGCCTCATCAGGCAATGAAAACAAGTCGCTCCGGGCCATTGTGTCTGCTCTATCTGAAGGTATCAGCACACAGGGACATGATGTGGAAATGTTCGATATGCGTCTCGAAGGGCAGAAAGTTGTTTCATATTATGATTACATCATCGTCGGTACGGAAGCCGCTGGCTTCTGGGGAGGAAAGATTCCTTCCATAGTCCCGTCGTTTCTCAAGCAGGCGGGTACGGTGTCCGGGAAGCGGTGCATGGCTTTCATCACCAAGGGAGGACTGCGCAAGCAGAAGACTCTCGGCGCGCTGATGAAGACAATGGAAGCGGAGGGCATGTATCTCAAGACTTCCGATGTCGTGTCGAAGCCTGATTATGCCCGGATTATAGGAAAGCGTCTGCATATCGATGCAAACAAAAAATGA
- a CDS encoding peptidylprolyl isomerase — protein MNNMSVRKFFIMVSIAVCAAGTLAAAVISQPAAVVNLTKNTVITTEQLNAKVKEYQEAAATAGTAAPDALRVLEIMINDELVMQGSARDGIVITDAQVSQLVVDQKQTLEQQYGVTLTDAQFQQAVTAQFGSMEAFRKALKEQLLVDTYVRKAKSDVIAQVKQPTDTEISSFFRQRRSEFFSPESIRLSHVFIPFAEGTDAQKTNDANKATLISLVSSIRSGSLTFEKAVQDYSQDAASRQLGGSIGWLTADNSDVVASLGQGFYDAAFALEVGQISNVVESASGYHILKSVSHLDAKMLGLDDTINPETTVTVREYIRQYLLAQNQQTAYVNAVNALIQDLRSLANIRILYAN, from the coding sequence ATGAATAATATGTCCGTCAGAAAGTTTTTTATCATGGTATCCATAGCCGTATGCGCGGCCGGTACTCTTGCCGCCGCAGTGATCAGCCAACCGGCAGCTGTGGTGAACCTGACAAAGAATACAGTGATCACCACGGAACAACTAAATGCCAAGGTGAAGGAATATCAAGAGGCGGCTGCGACGGCTGGAACGGCAGCACCTGATGCACTCCGTGTCCTTGAAATCATGATTAACGATGAGTTGGTCATGCAAGGTTCGGCGCGTGATGGCATAGTCATTACTGATGCCCAGGTTTCTCAGCTTGTCGTCGATCAGAAACAAACTCTGGAACAACAGTATGGAGTAACCTTGACAGACGCCCAGTTCCAGCAGGCCGTTACAGCGCAATTTGGTTCCATGGAGGCCTTCCGCAAGGCATTGAAGGAGCAACTTCTGGTCGATACGTATGTCAGAAAAGCAAAATCGGATGTTATCGCACAAGTGAAGCAGCCGACAGATACTGAAATCTCTAGTTTTTTCAGACAGCGTCGTTCGGAATTTTTTAGTCCCGAAAGCATCAGGCTGAGCCATGTATTCATACCTTTTGCGGAAGGCACTGACGCACAGAAGACGAATGATGCCAACAAAGCGACGCTCATATCGCTTGTCTCCAGCATCCGTTCAGGTTCCCTGACTTTTGAGAAAGCGGTTCAGGATTATTCCCAGGATGCCGCCAGTCGGCAACTCGGTGGCAGCATCGGATGGCTGACAGCGGATAACTCTGATGTTGTGGCTTCTTTGGGACAGGGTTTTTATGACGCGGCGTTCGCTCTTGAAGTCGGACAGATCAGCAATGTGGTTGAGTCCGCCAGCGGCTATCACATCCTCAAGTCGGTCAGCCATCTGGATGCCAAGATGCTGGGATTGGACGACACCATCAATCCTGAGACTACAGTGACGGTGCGTGAGTACATCCGCCAATATCTCCTGGCGCAGAACCAACAGACGGCTTATGTAAACGCGGTCAATGCGCTGATTCAAGACTTGCGTTCTCTGGCAAACATCCGTATCCTGTATGCAAACTGA
- the nusB gene encoding transcription antitermination factor NusB, whose translation MKSRHKGRELAVQTLYAMDFNGSLHSGAYMEDLFPGLTQEEQDEFEPEVVLFARYLVAGTLENIDGIDDVIAAYSVRRAFDRIDVIDRNILRISVFSLFFSEDTHPHVIIDEAVKLSQEFSSEVNYRFINGLLDALMQELSAYRTTYPDVSTDKLLSSFVAGKKKTS comes from the coding sequence ATGAAGTCACGGCACAAAGGAAGGGAGCTTGCGGTACAGACTCTCTATGCGATGGATTTTAATGGCTCTTTGCATTCAGGAGCCTATATGGAAGATCTTTTTCCTGGACTTACACAGGAAGAGCAGGATGAATTTGAGCCGGAGGTGGTTCTTTTCGCTCGCTATCTGGTTGCAGGAACATTGGAAAACATTGACGGGATAGATGATGTCATTGCCGCCTATTCCGTAAGACGCGCCTTTGACAGGATTGATGTGATTGACCGGAACATCCTGCGCATCAGCGTCTTTTCTTTGTTTTTTTCTGAAGATACACATCCTCATGTAATTATAGATGAAGCGGTGAAGTTGTCTCAGGAATTCAGCAGTGAGGTCAATTATCGTTTCATAAACGGTCTGCTTGATGCTCTGATGCAGGAATTGTCTGCATACCGGACAACGTATCCTGATGTATCCACCGACAAACTGCTTTCGTCATTTGTCGCTGGCAAAAAAAAGACAAGTTGA